Proteins encoded together in one Pseudomonas arsenicoxydans window:
- a CDS encoding tetratricopeptide repeat protein: protein MSFQLRREEVLDGDRLKAMLEESHARAAQAILIAARENVLEAQALLGQILLDGQGIAQDQPLALRWFEIAAQRGHLMARNMLGRCHEHGWGCAADAAVAAGHYRMAAEAGLDWAMYNYANLLATGRGVMVDQSQALDLYRRAAELGHAKSMNLLGRYLEEGRVCPADPLAARLWYQRSAEGGDFRGQFSYAALLADDGQVDEAMSWLRRALTGGNQNFLRVSGDALLNAPHPAIRAMAQEYRQRASELAQQQH from the coding sequence ATGAGTTTCCAATTGCGCCGCGAAGAAGTCCTCGACGGCGATCGCCTCAAAGCCATGCTCGAGGAAAGCCATGCACGCGCAGCCCAGGCCATTCTGATCGCCGCCCGTGAAAACGTACTCGAAGCTCAGGCGCTGCTTGGACAGATCCTGCTGGACGGGCAGGGCATTGCGCAGGATCAACCGCTGGCGTTGCGCTGGTTCGAGATTGCCGCCCAGCGCGGCCACTTGATGGCGCGCAACATGCTCGGTCGTTGTCATGAGCATGGCTGGGGTTGTGCCGCTGATGCGGCGGTTGCCGCGGGGCATTATCGAATGGCCGCCGAAGCCGGGCTGGATTGGGCGATGTACAACTACGCCAATCTGCTGGCCACCGGGCGAGGGGTGATGGTCGATCAGTCGCAAGCCCTGGATCTTTATCGACGGGCCGCGGAACTGGGCCATGCCAAGTCGATGAATCTATTGGGGCGGTATCTGGAAGAGGGACGGGTTTGCCCTGCAGATCCATTGGCGGCGCGACTTTGGTACCAACGATCTGCCGAAGGCGGGGATTTTCGCGGTCAGTTCAGTTATGCGGCGCTGTTGGCAGATGACGGGCAGGTTGACGAAGCCATGTCCTGGTTACGCCGGGCATTGACCGGCGGTAACCAGAACTTTCTTCGGGTGAGTGGGGATGCATTACTCAACGCCCCGCACCCTGCGATCCGTGCGATGGCCCAGGAATACCGGCAACGGGCGTCCGAACTCGCTCAGCAGCAACATTAG
- a CDS encoding Fe2+-dependent dioxygenase, whose amino-acid sequence MLLHIPGVFAKEEVQRIREALEQADWADGKITAGYQSAKAKHNLQLPEGHPLAKEVGAALLERLWKNPLFMSAALPHKVFPPLLNCYTAGGSFDFHIDNAVRQPKNSIERVRTDLSATLFFSDPEDYDGGELEIQDTFGTQRVKLPAGDMVLYPGTSLHKVNAVTRGTRYASFFWTQSLVREDSQRALLFEMDGAIQQLTQDMPDHPSLIRLTGTYHNLLRRWVDV is encoded by the coding sequence ATGCTGTTGCACATTCCCGGCGTGTTCGCGAAAGAAGAAGTGCAGCGCATCCGCGAGGCTCTGGAGCAGGCTGATTGGGCCGACGGCAAAATCACCGCCGGCTACCAGTCGGCCAAGGCCAAGCACAATCTGCAGTTGCCCGAAGGTCATCCACTGGCCAAGGAGGTGGGCGCGGCACTGCTTGAGCGGCTGTGGAAGAATCCGCTGTTCATGTCCGCCGCGTTACCGCACAAAGTCTTCCCACCATTGCTGAACTGTTACACGGCCGGTGGCAGTTTCGACTTCCATATCGACAACGCCGTGCGCCAGCCGAAAAACAGCATCGAGCGCGTGCGCACCGATCTCTCGGCAACATTGTTCTTCAGTGACCCTGAGGATTACGACGGCGGTGAACTGGAAATCCAGGACACCTTCGGCACCCAGCGCGTGAAGTTGCCGGCCGGTGACATGGTCCTGTATCCCGGCACCAGCCTGCACAAGGTCAACGCCGTGACGCGCGGCACGCGCTATGCCTCTTTCTTCTGGACCCAAAGCCTGGTGCGGGAAGACAGCCAGCGCGCCTTGTTGTTCGAGATGGATGGCGCGATCCAGCAACTGACGCAGGACATGCCGGATCACCCTTCACTGATTCGCCTCACCGGCACTTATCACAACTTGTTACGCCGCTGGGTCGACGTATGA